Proteins encoded by one window of Candidatus Cloacimonadota bacterium:
- a CDS encoding 4Fe-4S dicluster domain-containing protein yields MASSKIPLLVERFDFIKLIQNVQENFDVFLPYQTEYDGKDNLSYKKYSGDNDFVLNKYRTIDPLKTLFYLTSESVLPPSAESRKRIVLGVKNCDLLALRIYDKALLEDNFVEPNYKIWRENTYIISSDCDDALQSCHCNLMEYTPYPQKDDGLFDLNLSQIDDKYIVTLGSKKGEKLLDLLYEHCNVKDAPEDILEKLTVQRDKVNKKLSEINKDFSAKRDYSKISKNQDVKVWSELSKECVECGGCTNICPSCYCIIVNDESVGADFKRIRTWDSCQLTGYAEVAGGGSPRERVWERFRNRYQCKFDFMKKNFSQYGCTGCGRCIAVCPAEIDQREVIKKLQEV; encoded by the coding sequence GTGGCTTCTTCTAAAATTCCGCTTTTAGTAGAAAGATTTGATTTTATTAAATTGATTCAAAATGTTCAAGAGAATTTTGATGTGTTTCTACCATATCAAACTGAATATGATGGAAAAGATAATCTTTCATATAAAAAATATTCAGGGGACAATGACTTTGTTTTAAATAAATATCGCACTATTGACCCTTTGAAAACTCTATTTTATCTAACTTCGGAAAGTGTGCTTCCCCCTTCCGCAGAATCCCGAAAAAGAATTGTTCTCGGTGTAAAAAATTGTGATTTGCTTGCCCTGCGAATCTATGACAAAGCACTGCTTGAAGATAATTTTGTTGAACCTAATTACAAAATTTGGCGAGAAAACACTTACATTATTAGTAGCGATTGCGATGATGCTTTGCAAAGTTGCCATTGCAACCTAATGGAATATACTCCCTATCCTCAAAAAGATGATGGGCTTTTCGATTTGAACTTGAGCCAGATTGATGACAAATATATCGTTACTTTAGGTAGCAAAAAAGGTGAAAAACTTCTTGATTTGTTGTATGAACATTGTAATGTGAAAGATGCTCCCGAAGATATTCTTGAAAAATTAACCGTTCAACGTGATAAAGTTAACAAAAAATTATCAGAGATCAATAAAGATTTTTCAGCAAAGAGAGATTATTCTAAAATTTCTAAAAATCAGGATGTAAAAGTTTGGTCGGAATTGAGCAAAGAATGCGTTGAATGTGGCGGGTGTACCAATATTTGCCCCAGTTGCTATTGTATAATTGTAAATGATGAAAGTGTTGGTGCTGATTTTAAGCGAATCAGAACTTGGGATTCTTGCCAACTTACCGGTTATGCAGAAGTTGCCGGAGGCGGAAGTCCACGAGAAAGAGTTTGGGAAAGATTCCGAAACAGATATCAGTGCAAATTTGATTTTATGAAAAAGAATTTTTCTCAATACGGTTGTACAGGTTGTGGCAGGTGTATTGCCGTATGCCCCGCAGAAATTGATCAGAGAGAAGTGATAAAAAAATTACAGGAGGTGTAA
- a CDS encoding FAD/NAD(P)-binding protein — MNSPNPFDVIKADVLNVIEESPQIKTFQLKLEKPLKFETGQFVELSVPGIGEAPFTPSSSHYQDPFEMDVSIMNAGFVTGKVHKVKAGDILGIRGPYGKGYPLDKFKGKDVLLLGGGVGLAPLRCLLLTLIHDIDDYKSITVCFGARSPEDMIYKNFFLEWDKIDKIHLMTCVDKIPDGEKWDGKVGVVPILLDDIKIDPKNAVSIVCGPPIMMKFGTFALVDKGFKDENIYLSMEKKMYCGFGQCRHCVIGEYYACKDGPVFSYDMIKGAEKIWE, encoded by the coding sequence TTGAATTCTCCGAATCCTTTTGACGTTATAAAAGCAGATGTGCTTAATGTAATTGAGGAATCACCTCAAATAAAAACTTTCCAACTGAAACTTGAAAAACCGCTTAAATTTGAAACCGGACAATTTGTAGAATTATCAGTTCCCGGAATTGGTGAAGCACCGTTCACACCATCCTCTTCACATTATCAAGACCCATTTGAAATGGATGTTTCAATCATGAATGCCGGATTTGTTACCGGTAAAGTGCATAAGGTAAAAGCCGGTGATATTCTTGGTATTCGCGGTCCTTACGGAAAAGGTTATCCCCTTGATAAATTTAAAGGAAAAGATGTCCTTCTACTTGGTGGTGGCGTTGGTTTAGCTCCTTTGCGATGTTTACTGCTCACTTTAATCCACGATATTGACGATTACAAAAGCATTACTGTCTGTTTTGGCGCTCGTTCTCCGGAAGATATGATTTACAAAAATTTTTTCCTCGAATGGGATAAAATAGATAAAATTCACTTAATGACTTGTGTGGATAAAATTCCGGATGGAGAAAAATGGGATGGAAAAGTTGGTGTTGTTCCTATCTTATTGGACGATATAAAAATTGATCCCAAAAATGCAGTTTCAATCGTTTGCGGTCCTCCCATTATGATGAAATTTGGAACTTTTGCTTTGGTTGATAAAGGCTTCAAAGACGAAAATATTTATCTTTCTATGGAAAAGAAGATGTACTGTGGTTTTGGTCAATGCCGCCATTGCGTAATCGGAGAATATTATGCTTGCAAAGATGGTCCCGTGTTTAGTTATGACATGATAAAAGGTGCAGAGAAAATTTGGGAATGA
- a CDS encoding 4Fe-4S dicluster domain-containing protein, which produces MKKLLIDLPKIIKDPQALEKIDCGYLYHEGANRGVFSLIELAEFGVYCRQCKDAFCVAACPKDALERTETNLIKRYNMRCVGCNSCALACPFGTIFPETINYLTAKCDYCLNQITEDPNYKPLCVLTAENDGIQIADLEEENPAENLFFVGEHIAVRTKSWRAKENKLEK; this is translated from the coding sequence ATGAAGAAACTTCTGATTGATTTACCAAAGATTATTAAAGATCCTCAAGCACTCGAAAAGATTGATTGTGGATACCTTTATCACGAGGGAGCAAATAGAGGTGTTTTTTCATTGATCGAACTCGCAGAATTTGGTGTTTATTGTCGCCAATGCAAGGACGCTTTTTGTGTGGCAGCCTGTCCCAAAGATGCTTTGGAACGGACTGAAACAAATTTGATAAAGAGATACAATATGCGATGTGTTGGTTGTAACAGTTGCGCTCTTGCTTGTCCTTTTGGAACAATTTTCCCTGAAACTATAAATTACCTTACTGCAAAATGTGATTACTGCCTGAACCAAATCACCGAAGACCCTAATTACAAACCTTTATGTGTACTAACTGCAGAAAATGATGGAATTCAGATAGCCGATCTTGAAGAAGAGAATCCGGCTGAGAATCTATTTTTTGTGGGTGAACACATTGCTGTGAGAACAAAGAGTTGGCGCGCTAAAGAAAATAAATTGGAAAAGTAA